A region of Microbacterium suwonense DNA encodes the following proteins:
- a CDS encoding MFS transporter, with protein sequence MLVSLSAIIADRVPEDQRGRASTAMGLPQVIALAAGMIIVTELVTDVGWSWIVIAAIALFAPVPFIIAYDEADPIEGSARPKAWRWNPGALRGYRDLGWAGLSRVLVNAGNLLGTTYLLYFLSDSLHLPNPDNALLILTLVYLGACALASWLGGVLTDRWRARRALVAVSAALQAAAALALALVPTWESGVVAAVLLGLGYGAFLSVDQALLTDLLPDPQTRARDLGIVNSAQHLPIAPLVGWLVLSVAGYSQLYLTAALIMVVGGIVVFRIRSVR encoded by the coding sequence GTGCTCGTCTCGCTCTCGGCGATCATCGCCGACCGTGTTCCCGAGGATCAGCGCGGCCGGGCCTCGACGGCGATGGGGCTGCCCCAGGTGATCGCTCTCGCCGCGGGGATGATCATCGTCACCGAGCTGGTGACCGACGTGGGCTGGAGCTGGATCGTCATCGCCGCGATCGCCCTGTTCGCACCGGTGCCGTTCATCATCGCCTATGACGAAGCAGACCCCATCGAGGGCAGCGCCCGGCCGAAGGCATGGCGCTGGAACCCCGGCGCCCTGCGCGGCTACCGCGACCTGGGCTGGGCCGGTCTCTCCCGTGTGCTCGTGAACGCCGGCAATCTGCTGGGCACGACATACCTGCTGTACTTCCTGTCGGACTCGCTGCACCTGCCCAACCCCGACAACGCGCTGCTGATCCTGACGCTCGTATACCTGGGGGCCTGCGCCCTGGCATCCTGGCTCGGCGGAGTGCTGACCGATCGCTGGCGCGCCCGCCGTGCTCTGGTCGCGGTCAGCGCCGCACTGCAGGCCGCCGCCGCGCTCGCACTCGCCCTCGTGCCGACCTGGGAGAGCGGCGTCGTCGCCGCCGTGCTGCTGGGGCTGGGCTACGGCGCATTCCTGTCGGTGGATCAGGCGCTGCTCACCGACCTGCTGCCCGACCCGCAGACCCGGGCGCGCGACCTGGGCATCGTCAACTCGGCCCAGCACCTGCCCATCGCCCCGCTGGTGGGCTGGCTGGTGCTCTCGGTCGCCGGCTACAGCCAGCTGTATCTGACCGCCGCCCTGATCATGGTGGTGGGCGGAATCGTCGTCTTCCGCATCCGCTCGGTGCGATGA